Proteins from a single region of Pseudomonas ekonensis:
- a CDS encoding AraC family transcriptional regulator ligand-binding domain-containing protein, translating to MRKTDRITREAANPMPERFHRGPLGRVLERYLHSRSSQPRTHYSMVALEQLWAKAAVHDPAIGLHLFSHFRRQDWHVLAHSCLFSANLEEAIRFWARYASLASDMDHVELVEEGDWLGVELRIDAPASLARYVVEHYCVMSVSVLRAGMDRAVLPQRACFAHEKPDYHAEYTQWFGEDVRFGCGHNRVYYDRASLQRPLLTAHVGMMEVLCQELDRRLARQQRLSGWAGRVAQGIRQALLASQKPSLETQAQALHQSARTLRRRLEEEGLTFRQLFDRVRAETEQYLELQGLSRAEIAAQLGYNDLAAYVHARKRWRGDMDDEACK from the coding sequence ATGCGCAAAACGGACAGAATCACCCGAGAAGCGGCCAACCCGATGCCGGAGCGGTTTCACCGCGGGCCATTGGGGCGGGTGCTGGAGCGTTATCTCCACAGCCGTTCCTCACAGCCGCGAACCCACTACAGCATGGTCGCCCTGGAGCAGCTTTGGGCCAAGGCCGCCGTCCATGATCCGGCCATCGGCCTGCATCTTTTCTCCCATTTCCGCCGTCAGGACTGGCACGTGCTGGCCCATTCCTGCCTGTTCAGCGCCAATCTCGAAGAGGCGATCCGCTTCTGGGCGCGCTACGCGTCGCTGGCGTCGGACATGGACCATGTGGAACTGGTCGAGGAGGGTGACTGGCTCGGCGTGGAACTGCGCATCGATGCGCCGGCGAGCCTGGCGCGTTATGTGGTCGAGCATTACTGCGTGATGTCGGTCAGCGTGCTGCGGGCCGGCATGGACAGGGCGGTTCTGCCGCAGCGAGCCTGCTTCGCGCATGAAAAGCCGGACTATCACGCCGAATACACCCAGTGGTTCGGCGAGGACGTACGGTTCGGCTGCGGCCACAACCGTGTCTATTACGATCGCGCCAGTCTGCAGCGGCCGCTTCTTACCGCGCACGTCGGGATGATGGAGGTGCTGTGCCAGGAACTTGACCGGCGTCTGGCCCGTCAGCAACGGCTCAGCGGCTGGGCGGGGCGGGTGGCGCAGGGCATCCGCCAGGCTCTGCTGGCGAGCCAGAAGCCCAGCCTGGAAACCCAGGCGCAAGCGTTGCACCAAAGTGCCCGGACATTGCGCCGGCGTCTGGAGGAGGAAGGCCTGACGTTTCGCCAGCTGTTCGACCGGGTTCGCGCCGAGACGGAACAGTACCTGGAACTGCAAGGGCTCAGCCGGGCGGAAATCGCAGCTCAATTGGGCTACAACGATCTGGCGGCTTACGTGCATGCGCGCAAGCGGTGGCGTGGCGATATGGATGACGAAGCATGCAAATAA
- a CDS encoding WD40/YVTN/BNR-like repeat-containing protein encodes MRNGFLSIVVLIAAMLPPFALRASPLQVVPAVQSEHASQATMLDAVWAGERVVAAGDHGIVLLSDDHGKSFRQASSVPLSTPLTGVSFVDAKRGWAVGHWGAILVTADGGDSWQIQRMSNEEDRPLFAVHFFNAQQGVAVGLWSLVLTTEDGGLTWTEQTLQAPPGSKKADLNLMGLFADGQHKLYATAEHGQVLLSEDEGKSWRYISTGYEGTLWSGAVLADGSLLLGGQRGTLMHGTAEGKDFRRVPTQSKGSVTSVAVSGGRVLAVGLDGLMMKSSDGGERFEESQSVEGLSLTAALLDPQGAPVLFSRRGVLPTSSTGQ; translated from the coding sequence ATGCGTAACGGTTTTTTGTCCATCGTCGTGTTGATCGCCGCGATGCTGCCGCCGTTTGCCTTGCGGGCTTCGCCGTTGCAGGTGGTGCCGGCGGTGCAGTCGGAACATGCCAGCCAGGCGACCATGCTCGATGCCGTCTGGGCCGGCGAGCGCGTGGTCGCGGCCGGTGACCACGGGATCGTGCTGCTGTCGGACGATCACGGTAAAAGCTTTCGCCAGGCCAGCTCGGTGCCGTTGTCCACGCCGCTCACGGGGGTGTCGTTCGTCGACGCCAAACGCGGCTGGGCGGTGGGCCATTGGGGCGCGATCCTGGTCACTGCGGACGGCGGCGACTCCTGGCAGATCCAGCGGATGTCCAACGAAGAGGACCGGCCGCTGTTCGCCGTGCATTTCTTCAATGCCCAACAGGGCGTCGCCGTGGGGCTCTGGTCCCTGGTGCTGACCACCGAGGACGGCGGGCTGACGTGGACGGAGCAGACGTTGCAGGCGCCGCCGGGTTCGAAGAAGGCGGATCTCAATTTGATGGGACTGTTTGCCGATGGCCAACACAAGCTCTATGCCACCGCCGAACACGGACAAGTTCTGCTTTCCGAGGATGAAGGCAAAAGCTGGCGGTACATCAGCACCGGTTACGAAGGCACGCTGTGGTCCGGCGCCGTGTTGGCGGACGGCAGCCTGCTGTTGGGCGGCCAGCGCGGCACGCTGATGCACGGCACGGCCGAGGGCAAGGACTTTCGCAGAGTGCCGACCCAGAGCAAAGGCTCCGTCACGTCGGTGGCGGTGTCCGGCGGACGGGTGCTGGCAGTCGGGCTGGACGGGCTGATGATGAAAAGCAGCGACGGGGGAGAGCGCTTCGAGGAGAGTCAGTCGGTCGAGGGGCTTTCGCTGACAGCGGCGTTGCTCGACCCACAAGGGGCGCCGGTGTTGTTTTCCCGTCGTGGCGTGTTGCCCACGTCCTCGACAGGGCAGTGA
- a CDS encoding MipA/OmpV family protein, with the protein MRVINGLRKGLILSLTFNASLIATGVQADESRSGDASLWGDSTDVTLGLGAAYGPRYLGSENYTSTALPMLRVERGMFFFDLKEGLGLQWQSPSGFSASASIGQDTGRADGDSKYRYGSDKLKGMGEVGSSTVLNLHAAQQLTSWLALRAKAELRTGGEKRGDQYALGFESKLFDGDRDKVTWGFDAHAGNARFNQTYFGVTDQQSATSRFASYKADRGIYAYSSELTWMHAFDEHWSTIAGVELTHYTDQVRHSPIITKDTTAVSYLGVNYAF; encoded by the coding sequence GTGCGCGTCATCAATGGACTTCGTAAAGGTCTGATCCTCTCCCTGACATTCAATGCTTCGCTGATCGCCACCGGCGTGCAGGCCGATGAGTCGCGTTCCGGCGACGCCAGTCTCTGGGGCGACAGCACCGATGTCACCCTTGGCCTCGGCGCCGCCTACGGCCCTCGCTACCTGGGCTCGGAGAACTACACATCGACGGCTCTGCCGATGCTTCGCGTCGAACGCGGAATGTTTTTCTTTGACCTCAAGGAAGGCCTGGGCCTGCAATGGCAGTCGCCTTCAGGCTTCAGCGCCAGTGCCTCGATCGGCCAGGACACAGGCCGTGCGGACGGCGACAGCAAGTACCGCTACGGTTCGGACAAGCTCAAAGGCATGGGCGAAGTCGGCAGCTCCACCGTGCTCAACCTGCATGCCGCCCAGCAACTCACCTCCTGGCTGGCGCTGAGGGCCAAGGCCGAGCTGCGGACCGGCGGAGAGAAGCGCGGCGATCAGTACGCCCTGGGCTTCGAAAGCAAGCTGTTCGACGGCGACCGCGACAAGGTCACCTGGGGCTTCGATGCCCATGCCGGCAACGCACGCTTCAACCAGACCTATTTCGGCGTCACCGACCAGCAGAGCGCCACGTCGCGCTTCGCCAGCTACAAAGCCGACAGGGGCATCTATGCCTACTCGTCCGAACTGACCTGGATGCATGCGTTCGATGAGCATTGGTCGACCATCGCCGGCGTCGAGCTGACCCACTACACCGACCAGGTCCGCCACAGCCCGATCATCACCAAGGACACCACGGCCGTGAGTTATCTCGGTGTAAACTACGCGTTTTGA
- a CDS encoding cupin domain-containing protein, producing MNRYDARELAAALNLEPHTEGGFYRRTYQNDLEPMIDTPGGKRHLMSSIYYLLTEDAPIGHFHLNRSDIVHYYHVGDAIEYSLILPDGTLKTVVMGADVLGGQHLQLYVPGGVWKASRLLDGEHGFGLISEAVSPGFDYADMRLGERDELSERFAQHRALIDKLAL from the coding sequence TTGAACCGATATGACGCACGGGAATTGGCGGCCGCGCTCAACCTGGAACCCCACACCGAAGGCGGTTTCTACCGGCGCACGTATCAAAACGATCTCGAACCCATGATCGATACGCCCGGCGGCAAGCGTCATCTGATGTCGTCGATCTACTACTTGCTGACCGAAGATGCGCCCATCGGGCATTTTCACTTGAACCGATCCGACATTGTTCATTACTACCATGTGGGCGACGCGATCGAGTACAGCCTGATCCTGCCTGACGGCACGCTGAAAACCGTCGTGATGGGCGCCGATGTCCTGGGCGGCCAGCACTTGCAGCTGTACGTGCCTGGCGGTGTCTGGAAAGCGTCGCGGTTATTGGATGGGGAGCACGGATTCGGTTTGATCAGCGAGGCTGTCTCGCCGGGCTTCGACTATGCGGACATGAGGTTGGGCGAACGAGATGAACTCAGTGAGCGGTTTGCGCAACATCGGGCTTTGATCGACAAACTGGCCTTGTGA
- a CDS encoding ATP-binding protein, with the protein MNKPVTLWKWVGWRMGIIAGSAVVSMAMIMWVRYLWWQKEVNANIPLHAQQRFASLMEQPAGHEAELWAYITRYYHFDDIRPGITGADWWTIALLLAAALPLIVATGFLLVRPLSRRFIGIAAAAQKVAGGNLNVTLRVSERMPLEMQCLTSDFNSMTRRLRLYEQEVQASSAVLAHELRTPLNAAMGRVRGMIDTVFPANEEQLGLVLNQLEHLNLLVDDLLLLSLAQAGQLPLTKTTFSVEELLRERINWFKPQLADAGREVKVNGLSPLPISADRNRIGQLFNILLDNYLRYAATGGDLHIQGRPDPERFTLIFSDRGPGLSEAALQRVFQRFWRQEPSRSRGAGGSGLGLSIALAICTAHGGEIAARRGARGGMEIEISLPRSLGG; encoded by the coding sequence ATGAACAAACCCGTCACGCTCTGGAAATGGGTCGGCTGGCGCATGGGAATCATCGCCGGCAGCGCCGTCGTCTCGATGGCGATGATCATGTGGGTCCGCTACCTCTGGTGGCAGAAAGAGGTCAACGCCAACATTCCCCTGCACGCGCAACAGCGCTTCGCCTCGCTCATGGAGCAACCCGCCGGCCATGAGGCCGAGCTGTGGGCCTACATCACCCGCTACTACCATTTCGATGACATCCGGCCGGGCATCACCGGGGCCGACTGGTGGACCATCGCCCTGCTCCTCGCCGCCGCGCTTCCGCTGATCGTCGCCACCGGTTTTCTGTTGGTGCGTCCGCTGTCGAGGCGGTTCATCGGGATTGCCGCGGCGGCGCAGAAGGTCGCGGGCGGTAACCTCAATGTGACCCTTCGTGTCAGCGAAAGAATGCCGCTGGAGATGCAATGCCTGACCAGCGACTTCAACAGCATGACCCGCCGGCTCAGGCTCTACGAACAAGAGGTGCAGGCGTCCAGCGCCGTGCTGGCCCACGAGCTGCGCACGCCCCTCAATGCGGCGATGGGCAGGGTTCGCGGGATGATCGACACCGTGTTCCCCGCCAATGAGGAGCAGCTCGGCCTGGTGCTCAATCAGCTGGAGCACCTGAACTTGCTGGTCGATGACCTGCTCCTGCTGTCCCTTGCCCAGGCGGGCCAGTTGCCCCTGACGAAGACCACCTTCAGCGTCGAAGAACTGCTGCGCGAACGCATCAACTGGTTCAAGCCGCAACTGGCCGACGCCGGGCGGGAGGTCAAGGTCAACGGTCTTTCGCCGCTGCCGATCAGCGCAGACCGCAACCGCATCGGCCAACTGTTCAACATCCTGCTGGACAACTACCTGCGCTACGCCGCCACCGGGGGCGATCTGCACATTCAGGGGCGCCCGGATCCGGAGCGCTTCACGTTGATCTTCAGCGACCGCGGCCCCGGCTTATCCGAAGCGGCGCTGCAGCGCGTGTTTCAGCGATTCTGGCGCCAGGAGCCGTCGCGCAGCCGCGGTGCGGGCGGAAGCGGGCTTGGGCTGTCGATTGCGTTGGCCATCTGCACCGCCCACGGCGGCGAGATCGCCGCACGCCGAGGTGCGCGAGGCGGTATGGAGATTGAGATCAGCTTGCCCCGCTCGCTAGGCGGGTGA
- a CDS encoding response regulator: MTSKLILIVEDDADSASILEAYLKRDFFDVAIARDGLMGVELHQRLKPDLVLLDMMLPVMNGSEVLKTLRRRGDTPVIMVSAMGDEPEKLGALRYGADDYVVKPYNPKEVVARVHAVLRRVQAGAKAVSRLRFESLWLDTDSRSVGVVQEDGTDLPVELTPTEFNLLAILLGSPQKAFSREDLLARCLPDSDALIRVVDTHIHNIRRKLELQGITGVLVTVRSIGYRFH; the protein is encoded by the coding sequence ATGACCAGCAAACTGATCCTCATCGTCGAGGATGACGCCGACAGCGCGAGCATTCTCGAGGCCTACCTGAAACGGGATTTCTTCGATGTGGCGATCGCCAGGGACGGACTCATGGGCGTCGAGCTGCATCAGCGGCTCAAGCCCGACCTGGTGCTGCTCGACATGATGCTGCCGGTGATGAACGGATCCGAGGTGCTCAAGACGCTGCGCCGGCGCGGTGACACGCCGGTCATCATGGTCAGCGCCATGGGCGATGAGCCGGAGAAGCTCGGCGCTCTGCGGTACGGCGCAGACGACTACGTGGTCAAGCCGTACAACCCCAAAGAAGTCGTCGCCCGGGTGCATGCGGTGCTGCGCCGGGTTCAGGCCGGCGCCAAGGCCGTGTCCCGGCTGCGTTTCGAATCGCTGTGGCTGGACACGGACAGCCGCTCGGTCGGCGTGGTTCAGGAGGACGGCACGGATCTGCCGGTCGAGCTCACTCCGACAGAATTCAATCTGCTGGCGATCCTGCTGGGCTCGCCGCAGAAGGCGTTCAGCCGGGAGGACTTGCTGGCCCGCTGCCTGCCGGACAGCGATGCGCTGATCCGGGTGGTCGACACGCATATTCACAATATCCGGCGCAAACTCGAGCTTCAGGGCATCACCGGCGTGCTGGTGACGGTGCGCTCGATCGGTTACCGCTTCCACTGA
- a CDS encoding sterol desaturase family protein, whose protein sequence is MNTTTITNSPIPIISAILIGFIVLEIACACFRQPRAQRRDAVIEIIGSGLLMGVTLPLVTFLSAWLLDRFAPQTKDSLAGLHWLLGLGLFLVLDDMTQYWWHRLSHKVPFLYSLHRAHHSAPYMSIRIVYRNNSFYYLLMPGLWFSGALLYMGLAPVYFGYLIVKMLVIFGAHSSVPWDDRLYRIPALRPLMWLLERTISTPATHSAHHGLNADDDVTHYKGNFGNLLFFWDVLFGSARITRRRPEHYGIEDMRPVSWQHELFWPLVRDKRPQPKTTANRELAQ, encoded by the coding sequence ATGAATACAACAACAATAACCAACAGTCCGATCCCGATCATCAGCGCCATCCTGATCGGCTTCATCGTCCTCGAAATCGCCTGCGCCTGTTTCAGGCAGCCCCGTGCCCAGCGTCGTGACGCGGTCATCGAAATCATCGGTTCAGGCCTGCTGATGGGCGTCACGCTGCCGCTGGTGACGTTCCTCAGCGCCTGGCTGCTCGACCGTTTCGCGCCGCAGACCAAAGACAGCCTCGCCGGCCTGCACTGGCTGCTCGGGCTGGGCCTGTTCCTGGTGCTGGACGACATGACCCAATACTGGTGGCACCGCCTCAGCCACAAGGTGCCGTTCCTGTACTCGCTGCACCGTGCCCATCATTCGGCGCCGTACATGAGCATCCGCATCGTCTACCGCAACAACAGCTTCTATTACCTGCTGATGCCCGGGCTGTGGTTCTCCGGCGCCCTGCTCTACATGGGCCTGGCCCCGGTGTACTTTGGCTACCTGATCGTCAAGATGCTGGTGATTTTCGGGGCCCACAGCAGCGTGCCGTGGGATGACCGGCTGTACCGTATCCCGGCGCTGCGCCCGTTGATGTGGCTGCTGGAGCGCACCATCTCCACACCTGCCACCCATTCCGCACACCACGGGCTCAATGCCGACGACGACGTGACCCACTACAAGGGCAACTTCGGCAACCTGTTGTTCTTCTGGGACGTGCTGTTCGGTTCGGCCAGGATCACCCGGCGCCGGCCGGAACACTACGGCATCGAGGACATGCGCCCGGTCAGCTGGCAGCACGAACTGTTCTGGCCGCTGGTGCGCGACAAACGCCCGCAACCCAAGACAACCGCCAACCGGGAGCTGGCCCAATGA
- a CDS encoding NADPH-dependent FMN reductase: MSLNIVLIAGSSQPDSQSAKVAAYLAGRLQDLRLCSHPSVIDVGREPLPLWPAEDTQGIWADHAALLRQADALVVLTPEWHGMACPALKNLFVHAGYRELGHKPALLVGVSSGQGGAYPLSELRASSYKNCRICYLPEQLIVRQVESVMNGPDSAGPDDLRIRRRADWALGVLGEYAKALAGLGARLHPEDPEFVNGM; the protein is encoded by the coding sequence ATGAGCCTGAACATCGTCCTCATCGCCGGCTCCAGTCAGCCCGACAGTCAATCGGCGAAAGTCGCTGCCTACCTCGCGGGGCGTTTGCAAGACTTGCGACTGTGCAGCCACCCCAGTGTCATTGACGTTGGACGCGAGCCGTTGCCGCTGTGGCCCGCCGAAGACACCCAAGGGATCTGGGCCGATCACGCCGCGTTGCTGCGCCAGGCAGACGCACTGGTTGTGCTCACTCCGGAATGGCACGGCATGGCCTGCCCGGCGCTGAAGAACCTGTTCGTCCACGCCGGCTACCGCGAACTCGGCCACAAGCCTGCGTTGCTGGTGGGCGTGTCGTCCGGCCAGGGCGGCGCCTACCCGCTCTCCGAACTGCGTGCTTCAAGCTACAAGAACTGCCGCATCTGCTACCTGCCCGAACAGCTGATCGTGCGTCAGGTGGAGTCGGTGATGAACGGTCCCGACAGCGCCGGCCCCGACGATCTGCGCATCCGCCGCCGCGCCGACTGGGCCCTTGGCGTGCTCGGCGAATACGCCAAGGCGCTGGCCGGCCTCGGCGCACGCCTGCACCCTGAAGACCCGGAGTTCGTCAACGGCATGTGA
- a CDS encoding efflux RND transporter permease subunit: MNGSVKLTEARTRGLLPCVEGVLFGHRRLVLASLAVFTLIMAWFAVQLRMDAGFEKQLPIGHEYIKTFEAYRNDLMGANRLTLVVKARNGAIWSAPGLKRLYDVTQAVTFLPGVSRSSVRSLWTPNAFVNEITEEGFRADPLVPGTVTPERLDDEIIATIANSSAQGGFIGTLVSRDQSSAMITAELNEFDANGARLDYVAFNHALEKEVRQRFEDGDFEIQMIGFAKQIGDIADGASAVLEFCLLALLLTTAAVYWYCHSLRFTLLALVCSLASLVWQFGSLRLLGYGLDPLAVLVPFLVFAIGVSHGVQQINFIVREIAVGKSAEQAARSSFTGLLVPGTLALVTALVSFVTLLLIPIPMVRELAITASLGVAYKIVTNLVMLPLVASLLKVDDKYAAAQEVSRQRRTRWLHGLSRLAERRYAQWVLGVALAVFLVAIWQSHDRVVGTLQAGAPELREDSRFNRDAVSIASNYDIGLDWLSVVFEANRDSTGEDSRAACENVAVGQYQDRFVWAMQGVPGVLSVASFSSTMRQFNEGYNEGNPKMGAVPIDPVNYAALATEVARTPGLMRSDCSMSAVHLYLADHKATTINRVVDAAKALRSENPSPDVTVRLASGNAGVLAAINEEVEKSETPMLLYVYAAIALLVFVVYRDWRAVLVCCLPLTIGTFIGYWFMKELQIGLTIATLPVMVLAVGIGVDYAFYIYNRLQRHQAYGQPITKAVEHALLEVGMATIFTAITLAIGVATWAFSDLKFQADMGKLLAFMFIVNMVMAMTVLPAFAVWLEQVFPRRRPVRMIGALMH, encoded by the coding sequence GTGAACGGTTCTGTGAAATTGACTGAAGCAAGGACGCGCGGCCTGCTGCCGTGCGTCGAGGGCGTCCTGTTCGGGCATCGTCGGCTGGTGCTGGCGAGCCTGGCCGTCTTCACCCTGATCATGGCGTGGTTCGCCGTGCAGCTGCGCATGGATGCCGGCTTCGAAAAGCAACTGCCCATCGGCCACGAGTACATCAAGACCTTCGAGGCCTACCGCAACGACCTGATGGGCGCGAACCGCCTGACCCTCGTGGTCAAGGCCCGCAACGGCGCGATCTGGAGCGCGCCAGGCCTCAAGCGGCTCTACGACGTCACCCAGGCGGTCACCTTCCTGCCCGGCGTATCCCGCAGCAGCGTGCGTTCGCTGTGGACGCCCAATGCCTTCGTCAACGAGATCACCGAAGAGGGCTTCCGGGCCGACCCGTTGGTGCCGGGGACGGTGACGCCCGAACGCCTGGACGATGAGATCATCGCGACCATCGCCAACTCCAGCGCCCAGGGTGGTTTCATCGGCACCCTGGTCTCGCGGGATCAGAGCAGCGCGATGATCACCGCGGAGCTCAATGAGTTCGACGCCAACGGCGCCCGCTTGGACTACGTCGCGTTCAACCATGCGCTGGAGAAGGAAGTCCGCCAGCGCTTCGAGGACGGCGATTTCGAGATCCAGATGATCGGCTTCGCCAAGCAGATCGGCGACATCGCCGACGGCGCGTCAGCCGTGCTGGAGTTCTGCCTGCTGGCGTTGCTGCTGACCACCGCCGCGGTCTATTGGTACTGCCACTCGCTGCGCTTCACCTTGCTGGCCCTGGTGTGTTCCCTGGCGTCGCTGGTGTGGCAGTTCGGCAGCCTGCGCCTGTTGGGCTACGGCCTCGATCCGCTGGCGGTGCTGGTGCCGTTTCTGGTCTTCGCCATCGGGGTCTCCCACGGCGTGCAGCAGATCAACTTCATCGTGCGCGAGATCGCCGTCGGCAAGAGCGCCGAGCAGGCGGCGCGCTCAAGCTTCACCGGCCTGCTCGTGCCCGGCACTTTGGCGCTGGTGACGGCGCTGGTGTCTTTCGTGACGTTGCTGCTGATCCCGATTCCCATGGTGCGGGAACTGGCGATCACGGCCTCGCTCGGCGTGGCCTACAAGATCGTCACCAACCTGGTGATGCTGCCGTTGGTGGCGTCCTTGCTCAAGGTGGACGACAAGTACGCCGCCGCGCAGGAAGTCTCCCGCCAGCGCCGCACCCGCTGGCTGCACGGCCTGAGCCGGCTCGCCGAACGGCGCTACGCCCAGTGGGTGCTGGGCGTGGCCTTGGCGGTTTTTCTGGTGGCGATCTGGCAAAGCCATGACCGGGTCGTCGGCACCTTGCAGGCCGGCGCTCCGGAGTTGCGCGAAGACTCGCGCTTCAACCGCGACGCCGTGTCCATCGCCAGCAACTACGACATCGGCCTGGACTGGCTCAGCGTGGTGTTCGAGGCCAACCGCGACAGCACCGGCGAAGACAGCCGGGCCGCCTGCGAGAACGTCGCGGTGGGGCAGTACCAGGACCGCTTCGTCTGGGCCATGCAGGGTGTGCCCGGGGTTTTGTCCGTCGCGTCGTTCTCCTCGACCATGCGCCAGTTCAACGAGGGCTACAACGAAGGCAACCCGAAGATGGGCGCGGTGCCCATCGACCCGGTGAACTACGCTGCGCTGGCCACCGAGGTCGCGCGCACGCCGGGGTTGATGCGCTCCGATTGCAGCATGTCGGCGGTGCACCTGTATCTGGCCGATCACAAGGCCACCACGATCAACCGGGTGGTGGACGCGGCCAAGGCCTTGCGCAGCGAAAACCCGTCGCCCGACGTCACGGTGCGCCTCGCCTCCGGCAACGCCGGCGTCCTGGCCGCCATCAACGAAGAGGTGGAGAAGAGCGAGACGCCGATGCTGCTGTACGTCTACGCCGCCATCGCCTTGCTGGTGTTCGTCGTCTACCGCGACTGGCGGGCGGTGCTGGTCTGCTGCCTGCCGCTGACCATCGGCACCTTCATCGGCTACTGGTTCATGAAGGAACTGCAGATCGGCCTGACCATCGCCACCTTGCCGGTGATGGTGCTGGCGGTGGGCATCGGCGTCGATTACGCGTTCTACATCTACAACCGCCTGCAACGGCACCAGGCCTATGGCCAGCCGATCACCAAGGCCGTCGAGCATGCGTTGCTTGAGGTCGGCATGGCCACCATCTTCACCGCCATCACCCTGGCCATCGGCGTCGCCACCTGGGCGTTCTCCGACCTCAAGTTCCAGGCCGACATGGGCAAGCTGCTGGCGTTCATGTTCATCGTCAACATGGTCATGGCCATGACCGTGCTGCCGGCCTTTGCGGTCTGGCTGGAACAGGTTTTCCCGCGCAGGCGCCCCGTGCGCATGATCGGCGCGCTGATGCATTGA